From Desulfosoma caldarium, the proteins below share one genomic window:
- a CDS encoding B12-binding domain-containing radical SAM protein, whose translation MTRSPSVLLVNPWITDFAAYDLWAKPLGLLLLGALMREGGCRVHFIDCLQRHDPDTQGRPDVLPGRDDDFGTGKYDKMPIPVPEILADLGRPFFRYGLHPESFRKKLLEVPRPNLVCVTSHMTYWYPGVQETIAHIRDVWPGVPIWLGGIYARLCTQHARKHSGADRVMAGSLDQVATALEETLGISLTNRAAWHDLSRAPAPALDLIPSPTYGPLVLSLGCPYRCPYCASSVLHKDPVTFSVQSLWAQVQSLHEQAGIRDFAFYDDALLYNGKAALKHLVHKVQQAGYSLRFHTPNALHVRALTDQGWCRLLFEAGFVTLRLGLETTHVERQRQWGGKTDLGTFERAMEALQNAGFSSRHIGVYLLAGVPEQTPEEVAEGIEVVFKAKAQPFVAEFSPIPGTALWPEAVKNSAFPLEDEPLTHNNSFFALRRADFSLEDLMTLKKLAREARRALAFDPSMCENTVGKSQTA comes from the coding sequence ATGACCCGCTCCCCGAGCGTGTTGCTCGTCAATCCCTGGATTACGGACTTTGCCGCCTATGATCTGTGGGCAAAACCCCTGGGACTGTTGCTACTGGGTGCCCTCATGCGTGAAGGCGGGTGCCGCGTCCATTTCATCGATTGCCTGCAGCGCCACGATCCGGACACGCAGGGCCGCCCCGACGTGCTGCCGGGCCGAGACGACGATTTTGGCACGGGAAAATATGACAAAATGCCCATTCCTGTTCCGGAGATTTTGGCCGACTTGGGCCGTCCCTTTTTTCGCTACGGCTTGCACCCGGAAAGCTTTCGAAAAAAGCTCCTGGAGGTGCCCAGGCCGAACCTGGTCTGCGTCACCAGCCACATGACCTATTGGTATCCCGGGGTTCAGGAAACCATCGCCCATATCCGCGACGTGTGGCCCGGGGTTCCCATATGGCTAGGAGGTATCTATGCTCGTCTCTGTACCCAGCACGCTCGCAAACACAGCGGCGCCGACCGGGTGATGGCCGGGTCGCTGGATCAGGTGGCCACGGCGCTGGAAGAGACTCTGGGCATTTCGCTCACGAACCGTGCGGCTTGGCACGATCTGAGTCGGGCTCCCGCACCCGCTCTGGACCTCATCCCCTCACCCACCTACGGGCCGCTTGTGTTGAGTCTTGGCTGTCCGTACCGGTGCCCGTATTGTGCATCATCGGTGCTGCACAAAGACCCGGTAACCTTTTCGGTCCAAAGTCTATGGGCGCAAGTGCAAAGCCTTCACGAACAAGCTGGAATACGCGACTTTGCCTTTTACGATGATGCGCTGCTCTATAACGGCAAAGCGGCATTGAAGCACCTTGTGCACAAGGTCCAACAGGCGGGTTATTCATTGAGGTTTCACACGCCCAACGCCCTTCATGTTCGGGCCTTGACGGATCAGGGTTGGTGCCGTCTTTTGTTCGAGGCAGGTTTTGTAACGCTTCGGCTCGGCTTGGAAACGACGCATGTGGAGCGCCAGCGCCAATGGGGCGGCAAGACGGACCTGGGGACCTTTGAGCGGGCCATGGAGGCGCTGCAGAACGCAGGTTTTTCTTCTCGGCATATCGGAGTCTACCTGCTTGCGGGGGTTCCCGAACAGACACCAGAGGAGGTGGCCGAAGGCATCGAGGTGGTTTTCAAGGCCAAAGCGCAGCCCTTTGTGGCGGAATTTTCTCCCATTCCCGGAACGGCCCTCTGGCCCGAAGCCGTGAAAAACAGCGCTTTTCCCTTGGAGGACGAACCCCTGACGCACAACAACTCTTTTTTTGCGCTGCGCCGTGCCGACTTTTCCCTCGAGGACCTTATGACCTTGAAGAAATTGGCCCGAGAGGCTCGCCGCGCGCTGGCCTTCGATCCTTCCATGTGCGAAAACACCGTGGGAAAATCGCAAACAGCGTAA
- a CDS encoding NADH-quinone oxidoreductase subunit A, whose product MNPYVPVLIMLFLAAATAAGMIAATTYIGPKKKFAEKMVVFECGESPIVNPMQRFSVKFYLVALFFVIFDIETVFLYPWAVLFNDLGWFGFVEMMLFVFILAIGLIYIWRRGALEWD is encoded by the coding sequence ATGAACCCTTATGTTCCTGTCCTCATCATGCTGTTTTTGGCGGCGGCCACGGCCGCAGGGATGATCGCGGCGACGACCTACATCGGGCCCAAGAAGAAGTTTGCCGAAAAGATGGTGGTTTTCGAGTGCGGTGAAAGCCCCATCGTGAATCCCATGCAGCGGTTTTCGGTCAAGTTTTATCTCGTGGCCCTTTTCTTCGTGATCTTCGATATTGAAACCGTGTTTCTGTACCCGTGGGCGGTGTTGTTCAACGATCTAGGCTGGTTTGGCTTTGTGGAAATGATGCTCTTTGTCTTCATTCTGGCCATCGGCCTCATTTACATATGGCGAAGGGGAGCCTTGGAATGGGATTAA
- a CDS encoding NADH-quinone oxidoreductase subunit B → MGLKLSRWRATRELRVGQRDSGGPERLLDGSVVLTRLEAAVNWARKYSFFLYPFVTACCGMEFMSVAGPRYDVDRFGAALPRFSPRQADLLMVVGTISHKQAPILVKVYNQMAEPKWVLAFGVCAVSGGFYDNYSVVQGIDTLIPVDVYVPGCPPRPEMVLDGLLQLQQKVKEERWSDWPRGQAPVSRC, encoded by the coding sequence ATGGGATTAAAACTGTCGCGGTGGCGAGCTACGCGTGAGCTGCGTGTTGGGCAAAGGGACAGTGGGGGGCCGGAGCGCCTTCTGGATGGCAGTGTGGTGTTGACGCGGTTGGAAGCGGCGGTCAACTGGGCCCGGAAGTACTCCTTTTTTCTGTATCCCTTCGTCACCGCGTGTTGTGGCATGGAATTCATGTCGGTTGCCGGCCCGCGCTACGACGTGGACCGATTTGGCGCCGCGCTGCCTCGGTTTTCTCCCCGCCAAGCCGATCTCCTAATGGTGGTGGGCACCATCAGCCACAAGCAGGCTCCCATTTTGGTCAAGGTCTACAACCAGATGGCGGAACCCAAATGGGTTCTCGCCTTTGGTGTGTGTGCCGTGTCCGGAGGATTTTACGACAACTACTCGGTGGTGCAGGGCATTGACACCCTGATTCCGGTGGACGTTTATGTGCCGGGCTGTCCGCCGCGTCCGGAGATGGTCTTGGATGGTCTTTTGCAGTTGCAGCAAAAGGTCAAGGAGGAGCGGTGGTCGGATTGGCCGCGGGGGCAAGCGCCCGTGAGTCGATGTTAG
- a CDS encoding NADH-quinone oxidoreductase subunit C: MDESVTLKKLAQKFPDAVVGTHRYRGDDTAIVTKEKIRDICLFLRDDPDLLYNFMMDLTVVDYLGREPRFEVVYHLYSLAHNRRVRLKALVSESDLTIDSVVPVWIAADWFEREAYDMYGVIFQGHPNLRRILLYEGFEGHPLRKDYPLKKRQPLIGPVN, encoded by the coding sequence ATGGACGAAAGCGTCACGCTCAAGAAGCTGGCTCAAAAGTTTCCGGACGCCGTGGTCGGCACGCACCGGTATCGAGGCGACGACACGGCCATCGTCACCAAAGAAAAGATTCGAGATATCTGCCTGTTTCTCAGGGACGACCCGGACCTTCTCTACAACTTCATGATGGACCTCACGGTGGTGGACTATTTGGGGCGGGAGCCTCGGTTTGAGGTGGTCTACCATCTCTATTCCCTGGCACACAACCGGCGGGTTCGCCTCAAGGCTCTTGTGTCCGAATCCGACCTCACCATCGATTCCGTGGTACCGGTGTGGATTGCTGCCGATTGGTTTGAACGGGAAGCGTACGATATGTACGGCGTGATTTTTCAAGGGCATCCCAATTTGCGCCGCATACTGCTTTACGAAGGCTTTGAAGGGCATCCGCTGCGCAAGGACTATCCTCTGAAAAAGCGGCAACCTTTGATCGGCCCCGTCAACTAA
- a CDS encoding NADH-quinone oxidoreductase subunit D: protein MAEIAKDLHTEHMVINMGPSHPVTHGTVKFLVTLEGETIVDLDVEIGYLHRGFEKMCENSTWQQVMPYTDRLNYVSPLINNTGYALAVEKLLGIDVPERCKYLRVIACELSRLADHLTNVAAAGLELGAFTAFLYFVEARELVWDLIESLCGARVTVNYVRIGGLKNDLPERFEEKVRDVFREVRRLWKDVDKLLTKNRIFIDRMRGVGAISAEEAIAYGFTGPCLRACGVPYDVRKAQPYLVYDRMDFEVPIGETGDNFDKYLVRMEEMQQSMRIVEQALAQMPDGPINVRMPQVRMEPKEKIYTRIDSLIYHFKTVIEGIKPPPGEVYQAVEGGNGELGFYLVSDGSGKPVKCRVRPPCFALTAAMPRLVKGRLLADIVPTFDMINMIGGECDR from the coding sequence ATGGCTGAGATTGCAAAAGACCTTCATACCGAACACATGGTCATCAACATGGGTCCCTCTCACCCGGTGACCCATGGCACGGTGAAGTTCCTGGTCACCCTGGAAGGGGAAACCATCGTGGACCTCGACGTGGAGATCGGCTACCTCCACCGAGGCTTTGAAAAGATGTGCGAAAACAGCACATGGCAGCAGGTCATGCCCTATACGGACCGGCTCAACTACGTCTCCCCTCTGATCAACAACACCGGTTATGCCCTGGCCGTGGAAAAGCTTTTAGGCATCGATGTGCCCGAGCGGTGCAAGTATCTGCGCGTGATTGCCTGCGAACTGTCGCGTCTTGCGGACCATCTGACCAACGTGGCGGCCGCCGGACTGGAACTGGGCGCCTTTACGGCCTTTCTCTATTTCGTAGAAGCTCGGGAACTGGTCTGGGACCTCATCGAATCCCTGTGCGGTGCTCGAGTGACCGTCAATTACGTGCGCATCGGCGGCCTCAAGAACGATCTTCCGGAACGGTTTGAAGAAAAAGTCCGCGATGTTTTTCGAGAAGTGCGGCGGCTGTGGAAGGATGTGGACAAGCTTCTGACCAAAAACCGCATCTTTATCGATCGCATGCGGGGCGTGGGCGCCATTTCCGCCGAAGAAGCCATTGCCTACGGGTTTACTGGGCCGTGCCTGAGGGCTTGTGGCGTGCCCTACGATGTGCGCAAGGCGCAGCCTTATCTGGTCTACGATCGCATGGACTTTGAGGTGCCCATCGGCGAAACGGGCGACAATTTCGACAAGTACTTGGTGCGCATGGAAGAGATGCAGCAAAGCATGCGCATTGTGGAACAGGCTTTGGCCCAGATGCCCGATGGGCCCATCAACGTGCGCATGCCTCAGGTGCGCATGGAACCCAAGGAAAAGATCTACACCCGCATCGATTCTCTTATTTACCACTTTAAGACGGTCATTGAGGGCATCAAGCCCCCACCCGGTGAAGTGTATCAGGCCGTGGAAGGCGGAAACGGAGAGTTGGGATTTTATCTGGTGAGCGACGGCAGTGGCAAGCCGGTCAAGTGCCGTGTGAGGCCGCCATGTTTTGCCTTGACCGCGGCCATGCCGAGGCTGGTCAAGGGTCGGTTGCTTGCCGATATCGTTCCCACATTCGACATGATCAACATGATCGGCGGAGAATGCGATAGATAG
- the nuoH gene encoding NADH-quinone oxidoreductase subunit NuoH: protein MAADLIESVAKILFIFGVNVGVFAPILGWVERKQSAVMQDRIGANRADILGFTAIGLFHSLADAIKLLTKEDFVPDNASKFFHTLAPFISLVPAIAAFAIVPFGGRYELFGREIHLVIADLDVGILYVFALAGLATYGTVLAGWSSRSNWSLLGGLRASAQMLSYEVAMGLSIIGLIMVYGTLKLTEIGAIQENFFRWGIFLQPVGFIIFMTCAIAENKRIPFDIPEAESELVAGYFTEYSGMKFIMFWMAEFLEMVTISAVVTTLFFGAWHIPFVTDAMLLSWFAPAGPNGAAALAMLVNIAVFFAKVSFFIWLQMTIRWTLPRFRYDQVMRMCWKMLLPLSLINLSITGLVVLLR, encoded by the coding sequence ATGGCTGCAGACCTCATCGAATCCGTTGCCAAGATTCTCTTCATCTTCGGGGTCAACGTGGGCGTGTTTGCACCCATTTTAGGGTGGGTGGAGAGAAAGCAGAGCGCCGTAATGCAGGACCGCATCGGTGCCAATCGTGCCGACATTTTAGGCTTTACGGCCATCGGGCTTTTCCATTCCCTTGCCGATGCCATTAAGCTGCTCACCAAGGAAGACTTCGTTCCCGACAATGCCAGTAAGTTTTTTCACACTCTGGCGCCGTTCATTTCCTTGGTTCCGGCCATTGCCGCCTTTGCCATCGTGCCCTTTGGAGGCCGATACGAACTGTTCGGGCGTGAAATCCATCTGGTCATTGCGGACCTGGATGTGGGGATTCTCTATGTGTTCGCTCTGGCGGGTCTGGCCACCTACGGCACGGTGCTGGCGGGCTGGTCGTCTCGAAGCAACTGGTCCCTATTGGGAGGCCTTCGTGCCTCGGCCCAGATGCTTTCCTACGAAGTGGCCATGGGTTTGAGCATCATCGGCCTGATCATGGTCTACGGGACACTCAAGCTCACCGAAATTGGAGCCATTCAGGAAAACTTCTTTCGCTGGGGCATCTTTTTGCAACCTGTGGGTTTCATCATTTTCATGACCTGCGCCATTGCAGAAAACAAGCGTATACCGTTTGACATTCCGGAAGCGGAATCCGAGCTCGTGGCCGGGTACTTTACCGAATACAGCGGCATGAAGTTCATCATGTTTTGGATGGCTGAATTCTTGGAGATGGTGACCATCAGTGCTGTGGTGACCACGTTGTTTTTTGGGGCCTGGCACATTCCCTTTGTCACGGACGCCATGTTGCTGTCGTGGTTTGCCCCTGCAGGGCCCAACGGTGCCGCTGCTTTGGCCATGCTGGTCAACATCGCCGTGTTTTTTGCCAAGGTTTCCTTTTTCATCTGGCTGCAAATGACCATCCGGTGGACGCTTCCGCGCTTCCGATATGACCAGGTCATGCGAATGTGTTGGAAGATGTTGCTGCCGCTTTCCCTCATCAACCTCTCCATAACCGGGCTGGTGGTTTTGTTGCGATGA
- a CDS encoding NuoI/complex I 23 kDa subunit family protein — MKTMTGLEHSASSVQVGIPAAILKPKKVRRRLDMTLWEKLYVAEIVRGLVVTSKHFFINMIGFIFPPAGKKRKVFTVYYPEEKLTLPPAYRGRPVLVADAAGEAKCVACGLCEKMCPAHAISIVAAEKAPGERYPERYTLDLGRCVYCGYCEEVCPKEAIVMSDEYQGLAQRDRSRLVFEKEQLLRPEGKVKARLTYVRRIYSKWNY, encoded by the coding sequence ATGAAGACAATGACAGGATTGGAACACAGCGCGTCTTCCGTGCAGGTCGGTATTCCCGCGGCGATTCTGAAGCCAAAAAAGGTGCGACGCCGCCTGGACATGACCTTGTGGGAAAAACTCTATGTTGCGGAAATCGTGCGCGGGCTGGTGGTGACCAGCAAGCATTTCTTCATCAACATGATTGGGTTCATCTTCCCACCGGCCGGAAAGAAGCGCAAAGTCTTTACCGTCTACTACCCGGAAGAAAAGCTCACGCTGCCTCCGGCCTACCGAGGACGGCCCGTGCTGGTGGCCGATGCGGCCGGAGAGGCCAAATGTGTGGCGTGCGGTTTGTGTGAAAAGATGTGCCCGGCCCATGCCATTTCCATCGTGGCGGCAGAAAAGGCGCCCGGGGAACGCTACCCCGAGCGCTACACGCTGGATCTGGGCCGGTGCGTCTATTGTGGGTATTGCGAGGAGGTGTGTCCCAAGGAAGCCATCGTCATGAGTGATGAATACCAGGGGCTTGCGCAAAGAGATCGAAGCCGGCTGGTTTTTGAAAAGGAGCAGTTGCTGAGGCCGGAGGGGAAAGTCAAGGCGCGTCTTACTTATGTGAGAAGGATATACTCCAAATGGAACTACTGA
- a CDS encoding NADH-quinone oxidoreductase subunit J family protein, giving the protein MELLIFYAFCVGAVVSALLMVTTKRPVHAAMSLVATMSFLAGLYALLNAHLIAVLQLIVYAGAIMVLFLFVIMLLNIEEKEGKLAKNAFFIQLAGTVVVGILMVAMVVLMNRLGPSVTSMEVDPSFGTTKAVGWMLFTKYLLPFEIASVLLLAAIVGAVILAKRRIDNSKA; this is encoded by the coding sequence ATGGAACTACTGATCTTCTATGCCTTCTGCGTGGGGGCGGTGGTTTCGGCCCTGCTGATGGTGACGACCAAACGGCCGGTGCACGCGGCCATGAGCCTGGTGGCGACCATGTCTTTTCTGGCGGGCCTCTACGCCCTTCTGAACGCGCACCTGATTGCCGTCTTGCAGCTCATCGTCTATGCCGGCGCCATCATGGTGCTGTTCCTCTTTGTCATCATGCTCTTGAACATCGAGGAAAAGGAAGGAAAGCTCGCGAAAAACGCTTTTTTCATTCAGCTGGCGGGCACCGTGGTGGTTGGCATTCTCATGGTGGCCATGGTGGTCCTCATGAATCGGCTGGGGCCTTCGGTGACGTCCATGGAGGTGGATCCAAGCTTTGGTACCACCAAGGCCGTGGGCTGGATGCTTTTTACCAAGTACCTGCTGCCGTTTGAAATTGCGTCCGTGCTGTTGTTGGCAGCAATTGTGGGGGCGGTGATTCTAGCCAAGAGGAGGATAGACAATTCGAAGGCTTAA
- the nuoK gene encoding NADH-quinone oxidoreductase subunit NuoK, which produces MVSLNAYLMLGAVLFTIGAVGVLAHRNALIIYMCIELMLNAVNLTIVAYSRFLNSLDGHVYVFMIMTVAAAEAAVGLAILIALFRNKPTVDVDEIHLSKG; this is translated from the coding sequence ATGGTTTCGTTAAACGCATACCTCATGCTGGGCGCGGTCTTGTTTACCATCGGTGCGGTGGGCGTGCTGGCGCATCGCAATGCCTTGATCATCTACATGTGCATTGAATTGATGCTCAACGCCGTGAACCTCACCATCGTGGCGTATTCGCGGTTTCTCAACAGCTTGGACGGTCATGTGTATGTGTTCATGATCATGACCGTGGCTGCGGCCGAGGCGGCCGTGGGGTTGGCGATTCTCATTGCGCTTTTCCGCAACAAGCCGACCGTCGATGTGGACGAAATCCATTTAAGCAAAGGTTAG
- a CDS encoding monovalent cation/H+ antiporter subunit D family protein yields the protein METILSIKPLLAVLVSLLAVPLILKTGDEKPNLREFWSVLAGLLKFSIVISMAPAILSGHTIECTLVEGFYKGIDLKFRVDAFGLLFATVSSFLWIVTTFYSIGYMRAGKEHAQTRYFSCFAISLSATMGVAFSANLVTLFLFYEILSLATVPLVGHKETGEALEGATKYFLYLLGLSKTLLLAGVIIVYITAGTTDFQPGGLLRHQAGSTLLFASFFLFLFGFAKGAVMPFHNWLPSAMVAPTPVSALLHAVAVVKVGVFSILRVVFHIYGVDLMSRMNLGITAAYVVSFTIIMASVVALTKDNLKARLAYSTVSQLSYVILGAVLLTPSSMVGGIIHIANHAFSKITLFFCAGSLYACAHKTEISQLSGIGKKMPWTMAAFFIASLSMIGVPPAAGFTSKWFLALGSIEAHAVPILMVLVMSTLLNAAYFLPITYKAFFEKENQAHGAEGHGHGHGDGHHEEVRELKFVVVPLVLTAIISLLIGIFPDYFLTLAQEVIR from the coding sequence GTGGAAACTATTCTGTCGATCAAACCCTTGCTGGCCGTGCTGGTGTCACTTCTGGCGGTGCCTCTGATCCTGAAGACCGGCGACGAGAAACCCAACCTAAGGGAATTCTGGTCGGTTCTGGCCGGGCTTCTCAAGTTTTCCATCGTCATTTCCATGGCCCCGGCGATTCTGTCCGGGCACACCATCGAGTGCACTCTGGTGGAAGGCTTTTACAAAGGCATCGACCTTAAATTTCGCGTGGACGCCTTTGGGCTGCTTTTCGCCACGGTTTCGTCTTTTCTGTGGATCGTGACAACCTTTTACTCCATTGGGTACATGCGAGCGGGCAAGGAACATGCCCAAACGCGCTACTTTAGCTGTTTTGCCATTAGTCTTTCCGCCACCATGGGTGTTGCCTTCTCGGCCAATTTGGTGACCTTGTTCCTGTTCTATGAAATTCTGAGCCTGGCGACGGTGCCTCTAGTCGGCCACAAGGAAACCGGTGAGGCTTTGGAAGGCGCCACCAAGTACTTTTTGTACCTGCTGGGTTTGTCCAAGACGCTCCTATTGGCCGGTGTCATTATCGTCTACATCACAGCAGGAACCACGGATTTTCAACCGGGCGGGTTGCTGCGGCATCAAGCGGGATCGACCCTGCTTTTCGCCTCTTTTTTCCTGTTCTTGTTTGGCTTTGCCAAAGGTGCTGTGATGCCCTTTCACAACTGGCTCCCTTCAGCCATGGTGGCGCCAACTCCGGTCAGCGCTTTGCTCCATGCCGTGGCCGTGGTGAAGGTGGGCGTGTTTTCGATTTTACGGGTGGTGTTCCACATTTACGGCGTTGATCTCATGAGCCGCATGAATTTGGGAATCACGGCAGCGTATGTGGTCTCCTTCACCATCATCATGGCCTCAGTGGTTGCTCTCACCAAGGACAACCTCAAGGCGCGACTGGCGTACTCCACGGTGAGCCAGCTTTCTTACGTCATCTTGGGTGCGGTGTTGCTGACGCCTAGCAGCATGGTAGGCGGCATCATCCACATCGCCAACCACGCCTTTTCCAAAATCACCCTGTTCTTTTGCGCGGGCTCGCTCTACGCCTGTGCCCACAAGACGGAAATCAGCCAGCTGTCGGGCATCGGCAAAAAGATGCCGTGGACCATGGCCGCCTTTTTCATAGCGTCCTTGAGTATGATCGGGGTGCCGCCGGCGGCGGGATTTACGAGCAAGTGGTTCCTGGCCCTTGGATCCATTGAAGCACATGCCGTGCCGATTCTCATGGTTCTCGTCATGAGCACCCTGTTGAATGCAGCCTACTTCTTGCCGATCACCTACAAGGCTTTTTTTGAAAAGGAAAACCAGGCGCACGGTGCCGAAGGCCATGGGCACGGCCATGGAGACGGGCACCATGAGGAAGTTCGGGAACTGAAATTCGTCGTGGTTCCTTTGGTACTGACGGCCATCATTTCCCTGCTCATCGGCATTTTTCCCGACTACTTCCTCACTTTGGCCCAGGAGGTGATTCGATGA